One genomic region from Cryptococcus gattii WM276 chromosome C, complete sequence encodes:
- a CDS encoding mitochondrial inner membrane protein, putative (Similar to TIGR gene model, INSD accession AAW42258.1~Calcium-binding mitochondrial carrier protein Aralar1 (Mitochondrial aspartate glutamate carrier 1) (Solute carrier family 25, member 12)) produces MEKSPQEPLGSRLSSTLKATAGSLTSSVKPAESELVRWRRTFDKFAKEEVDGQKFLNPSQFIDAIAPTDEGFSKIKREQYGNLFKVADSTRRGLVSFEDFVLFETLLKRPDADYQLAFLVFDVDASGTIEFDEFKAVLSANTAASGIPFDFDCAWMKLYVGRRGDRHVLGYNEFTQLIKGYQGERLRQAFHYFDADGDGYINPEEFQRIIVEIAGHKLSDAVLGRLPTLCTMNPGRRISYSEVIAFHNIIREMDTVERIIEHAVQKSKDGRIDISDFLDEAAGSMRYGMFTPMEANIIWHFASRGNAGAGQRLALADFQALLDAKWQPPETAGTKQPSTISGGFLAEAAQSTYNFIQGGIAGGIGAYAVYPIDLVKTRLQNQRSTVVGEVLYRNAFDCVKKVYTNEGGVRAFYRGVLPQLVGVAPEKAIKLTVNELVRKKATDPETGRIPLLMEIFAGGSAGGCQVVVTNPLEIIKIRLQMAGEITRAEGGTAVPRGALHVIKQLGLIGLYKGATACFARDIPFSMIYFTSYAHLKKDVFNEGHHGKVLSFGELLAAAGIAGMPAAYLTTPADVVKTRLQSQARAGQTVYKGIVDGLSKIFREEGLRALFKGGLARVIRSSPQFAVTLACYELLHKHFPYPYAPAPIVHRPVLSTHQEISRIRARNALRILLDCSSRFGMVDSSSASKRMPLIPKALR; encoded by the exons ATGGAGAAAAGTCCCCAAGAACCTTTAGGTAGTCGTCTTTCATCTACCCTCAAGGCAACCGCAGGGTCCCTCACTTCGTCGGTTAAGCCGGCTGAAAGCGAGCTCGTTCGTTGGCGACGAACATTCGACAAGTTTGCtaaagaagaagtggatGGACAAAA GTTTCTCAATCCATCTCAGTTCATCGACGCTATTGCGCCCACAGATGAGGGCTTTAGTAAGATCAAGCGAGAACAATATGGAAACT TATTTAAGGTCGCGGATAGTACTCGCCGGGGCTTAGTTTCTTTTGAGGACTTCGTGTTGTTTGAAACCC TCCTCAAACGT CCGGATGCCGATTACCAATTGGCCTTCCTAGTTTTTGACGT TGACGCGTCGGGAACTATCGAGTTTGATGAGTTTAAGGCAGTCCTATCAGCCAACACTGCGGCCAGCGGAATTC CCTTTGATTTTGATTGCGCCTGGATGAAACTTTACGTGGGGAGACGAGGAGACAGGCATGTTCTCGGTT ATAACGAGTTTACCCAACTCATCAAGGGTTACCAGGGCGAACGGCTTCGTCAGGCTTTCCATTATTTTGATGCTGATGGTGATGGTTACATTAATCCTGAGGAGTTTCAAAGGATCATCGTAGAAATTGCTGGTCATAAACTTTCAGACGCAGTTCTGGGAAGATTGCCTACGTTATGTACGATGAACCCAGGGAGAAGGATTAGCTACTCCGAAGTCATCGCTTTTCATAATA TCATTCGCG AGATGGACACTGTTGAGCGTATCATTGAGCATGCGGTACAAAAGTCCAAAGACGGCAGGATTGATATCTCCGATTTTCTGGATGAGGCCGCTGGAAGCATGCGTTATGGGATGTTTACCCCAATGGAG GCCAACATCATTTGGCACTTCGCAAGTCGAGGGAATGCGGGTGCTGGTCAACGGCTTGCTTTGGCTGATTTTCAAGCTCTTCTAGATGCAAAA TGGCAACCCCCTGAAACTGCTGGTACCAAGCAACCTTCAACTATCTCCGGAGGCTTCCTTGCAGAAGCGGCACAATCAACGTATAATTTCATCCAAGGCGGTATTGCAGGCGGTATCGGAGCTTAT GCTGTCTACCCAATCGATTTGGTGAAGACAAG ACTGCAAAACCAACGTTCTACTGTCGTAGGGGAAGTATTGTACCGTAACGCCTTTGATTGTGTTAAGAAAGTGTATACCAATGAAGGAGGGGTCAGGGCCTTCTATCGTGGCGTATTGCCTCAATTAGTCGGCGTCGCTCCTGAAAAGGCCATAAAGCTCACTGTCAATGAGTTGGTCAGGAAGAAGGCGACCGATCCTGAGACGGGGCGAATCCCTCTTTTGATGGAAATCTTTGCGGGAGGTTCAGCTGGTGGTTGTCAAGTC GTTGTTACTAATCCTCTAG AAATTATCAAAATTCGCTTGCAGATG GCCGGTGAAATCACTCGAGCTGAAGGAGGCACCGCAGTACCCCGAGGGGCCTTACATGTCATCAAGCAGCTAGGTCTAATAGGCTTATATAAG GGTGCTACAGCTTGCTTTGCCAG AGATATCCCCTTT TCCATGATTTATTTCACCTC ATATGCTCATCTGAAA AAAGACGTGTTCAATGAAGGACACCATGGGAAAGTCCTCAGCTTTGGGGAACTccttgctgctgctggcATTGCTGGTATGCCAGCTGCTTATCT GACGACTCCAGCAGATGTCGTAAAGACTCGCTTGCAGTCACAGGCTCGAGCTGGTCAAACCGTTTATAAAGGTATTGTTGATGGCCTTTCAAAAATCTTCCGAGAAGAAGGTCTCCGAG CTTTATTCAAGGGCGGCTTGGCTCG AGTTATTCGCTCCTCGCCCCAATTCGCAGTGACGTTGGCTTGTTATGAGCTTCTTCACAAGCATTTCCCTTACCCTTATGCCCCCGCCCCTATTGTTCACAGGCCAGTTCTCTCAACCCATCAAGAGATCTCGCGCATTCGAGCTCGAAACGCTCTCCGCATTCTTCTTGATTGTAGCTCTCGATTCGGCATGGTTGACTCTAGCTCAGCAAGCAAACGGATGCCGCTTATCCCTAAAGCACTCAGATAA
- a CDS encoding 5-oxoprolinase, putative (Similar to TIGR gene model, INSD accession AAW43746.1) has product MPRSIPDHSIRISIDRGGTFTDVHASIPAANHSKTREEFILKLLSQDPSNYKDAPTEGIRRVLEKVTGQSIERGKPLPVDKLEYVRLSTTVATNALLERKGQKHALIITKGFKDLLEIGNQARPNIFDLNIKRAKPLYSRTIEVDERVTLVGFSSDPKYEQHAVKFNDDGSIAKPYSGVGADEQQVIIPGRIVRGLSGEAVNILREPNLETIKIDLQNLYNDGYKSIAVCLAHSYTFPDHELAIGKIAKEVGFPHVSLSSQLLPMIKMTSRGQSTTADAYLTPILRDYLDGFYSGFEGGKDGSLHVEFMGSDGGLVDLKNFSGLKSILSGPAGGVVGCALTSWDKDEKIPIIGLDVGGTSTDVSRYAGHYESVYETTTAGISINTLQLDINTVAAGGGSCLTYKNGLFRAGPESAGAHPGPACYRKGGPLALTDGNLFLGRLIPKYFPRCFGPNEDQDLDPEASQKKFEQMAEVIRKESGTEKSLDEIVYGFVKVANETMARPIRTLTEARGFKTERHILASFGGAGGQHACEIAELLGIQRVLIHKYSSILSAYGLALADRLDKLQRDVLKTLLDAGFAEDKIGLSRILNMRYDGSDTALMISDEGSGDYEKEFKRAYKEEFGFLLNKNIVVDDVKVRGVGKTFDSLGVPPTQEVKDLELSVVGSEQADSIQDCYVWYGKSGKREEVPVFKIESLRVGNTIIGPAMVLDETQTIFVNQGWKAISTSSHLLMVQEEKKVD; this is encoded by the exons ATGCCTCGCAGCATCCCTGATCATAGCATTCGCATCTCAATTGACCGG GGCGGGACTTTCACCGACGTTCATGCATCTATCCCAGCTGCCAATCACAGCAAAACCCGTGAAGAGTTCATACTCAAGCTCCTATCTCAAGATCCATCAAATTATAAAGACGCTCCCACAGAAGGTATTCGCCGAGTTCTCGAAAAGGTGACAGGCCAGAGCATTGAGCGAGGAAAACCGTTGCCCGTTGATAAACTTG AGTACGTTCGGCTCTCAACAACAGTCGCGACCAACGCCCTCCTAGAACGAAAGGGACAGAAGCATGCCCTGATCATCACTAAAGGCTTCAAGGATCTGCTTGAGATTGGCAATCAAGCGCGTCCAAATATCTTTGATCTCAATATTAAACGAGCAAAGCCTTTGTACTCCAGAACAATCGAAGTGGATGAGAGAGTCACTTTAG TCGGATTCTCTTCGGACCCCAAATACGAGCAGCATGCGGTTAAATTCAATGACGATGGATCCATTGCGAAACCCTATTCAGGTGTAGGAGCGGACGAACAGCAAGTTATTATTCCCGGCAGGATAGTACGAGGATTATCAGGTGAGGCTGTGAATATACTGAGGGAGCCAA ACCTTGAGACCATCAAAATAGACCTGCAGAATCTGTACAATGATGGTTATAAGTCCATTGCGGTCTGCCTTGCCCACTCATACACTTTCCCTGATCACGAGCTAGCGATAGGCAAGATCGCTAAAGAAGTGGGATTTCCCCAtgtttccctttcctcGCAGCTTCTTCCCATGATCAAAATGACTTCTAGAGGACAATCAACGACGGCTGATGCGTATCTGACCCCGATACTAAGGGACTACCTGGATGGTTTCTATTCTGGGTTTGAAGGCggaaaagatggaagtTTGCATGTTGAATTTATGGGCTCCGATGGGGGACTTGTAGATCTTAAA AATTTCTCTGGTCTCAAATCAATATTATCTGGTCCAGCGGGTGGCGTCGTTGGATGCGCCTTGACCAGCTGGGACAAAGACGAAAAGATTCCGATTATAGG CCTCGACGTAGGAGGTACAAGTACTGATGTGTCGAGATATGCTGGGCATTACGAATCGGTTTATGAAACAACGACTGCCGGTATTTCCATCAATACACTGCAGCTTGATATCAACACT GTCGCTGCAGGGGGCGGAAGCTGTCTCACTTATAAGAATGGTCTTTTCCGAGCAGGCCCTGAGTCCGCGGGAGCACACCCAGGGCCCGCATGCTACCGGAAGGGGGGCCCTCTAGCTCTGACGGATGGGAATCTGTTCCTTGGTCGTCTTATTCCTAAATA TTTCCCTCGATGTTTTGGTCCAAACGAAGATCAAGATTTAGACCCCGAAGCGTCTCAGAAGAAGTTTGAACAAATGGCGGAAGTGATACGAAAAGAATCAGGCACTGAGAAGAGTCTTGACGAGATT GTGTATGGTTTTGTTAAAGTTGCCAATGAAACTATGGCAAGGCCGATCAGGACCCTTACAGAAGCGAGAGGTTTCAAGACAGAGAGGCATATTTTAGCATCGTTTGGTGGAGCTGGTGGTCAGCATGCTTGTGAGATTGCTGAG CTATTGGGGATCCAAAGAGTGTTGATTCACAAGTATTCGTCGATCCTCTCGGCCTATGGCCTTGCTCTTGCCGACCG ACTAGACAAGTTGCAGCGAGATGTTCTCAAGACCTTGCTGGATGCGGGATTTGCGGAGGATAAGATTGGCTTAAGTAGGATTTTGAACATGCGGTACGATGGAAGCGATACGGCTTTGATGATCTCTGATGAGGGATCTGGAGATTATGAGAAGGAATTTAAGAGGGCATACAAGGAGGAGTTCGGGTTTCTTCTCAATAAGAACATTGTTGTAGATGATGTCAAA GTCCGCGGCGTTGGTAAAACATTTGACTCCCTAGGGGTACCACCTACTCAAGAAGTCAAAGATCTTGAGCTCAGTGTTGTTGGCTCTGAACAAGCGGACTCTATTCAAGATTGCTACGTTTGGTACGGTAAATCAGGCAAAAGGGAGGAGGTTCCTGTCTTCAAGATCGAGTCACTGAGAGTCGGAAACACGATAATTGGGCCAGCAATGGTTCTAGATGAAACGCAGACAATTTTTGTCAATCA AGGATGGAAAGCCATATCAACGAGCAGCCATCTTCTGATGGTGcaggaggaaaagaaagtGGACTAG
- a CDS encoding uncharacterized protein (Similar to SGTC gene model, INSD accession EAL21754.1) has product MRRPSSGSSSSSSATVPLMLHRQNGYQATSSQPFPPSFSPSVSPMAIFRRAIVCFDHSDAEKNFPDGSDIQENIGPSMSSVPFTISPPTGATTLSLTPSIEQQRSKGKRRRSDSDSDYSPSYTLRGGGRPQKSKVKRNANDGSHNSQCENVRSSRRTTRSKARRADSPSGLIITSLEDIKLEDAAVKSEISRLGLTLRDVQGDGNCLFRCLSDQLYGTEKRHTEIRKIVCDYLDSHKETMEGFVVPFMKEGEGYEGYVQRMRQSKQFGSHIEIQAAARIFQRDIRVVMSTASFTIPWQAESSCSSGDRKFNAKVDLPEGLATTLRDGVPPVQEGHTMLWLALFSQAEHFQSIRRQGDKDNGSANIDDHLAVPHAKDTSEAARRERGEIIDNKVETRPPISSRVAQLLASLPPGHGISSTYAEGVLLRVKGDLGEAIEILLEDIQSEADKESESSSDQRVEELLHDLAPLSTACHSDSPMVRHCSLSSEEINYRAMSPAFSSTTGTRSRSESVSGRSRSGSVTSDLAQSQSSGSTTVSSGQDAPRITSGTISDRKLRTKSDKLGKDLQGMVLRSRESSHEPKKSHDEPQKRRASLRLKNKS; this is encoded by the exons ATGAGGCGTCCGTCATCTGGatcctcttcgtcttcgTCGGCCACCGTCCCTCTTATGCTTCATCGTCAAAATGGCTATCAAGCTACCTCATCACAGCCTTTCCCACCTTCATTTTCGCCCTCAGTCTCGCCGATGGCGATCTTTAGACGGGCCATAGTGTGCTTTGACCACAGCGATGCGGAGAAGAACTTTCCTGATGGAAGTGATATCCAAGAGAATATCGGCCCAAGCATGTCATCCGTTCCATTTACCATTTCACCGCCCACTGGCGCCACAACTCTTTCCTTAACACCTAGCATAGAGCAGCAACGCAGCAAGGGCAAGCGGCGGAGATCAGATTCCGACAGCGATTATAGCCCTTCCTACACTTTGCGGGGAGGTGGGCGACCGCAAAAATCGAAAGTGAAGCGCAATGCAAACGATGGGTCTCACAATAGCCAATGCGAAAACGTCCGGAGCTCCAGGAGAACAACAAGATCCAAAGCACGTCGTGCAGACTCCCCTTCAGGTCTGATTATTACATCACTGGAAGATATCAAGTTAGAGGATGCTGCCGTCAAGTCAGAAATTTCCAGATTAGGTTTGACGTTGCGAGACGTTCAAGGGGATGGCAATTGTCTGTTCAGGTGTCTATCTGACCAGCTTTACGGTACTGAA AAACGACACACGGAAATCAGAAAGATTGTATGTGACTACCTGGACTCTCACAAAGAGACTATGGAAGGTTTCGTTGTGCCATTCATGAAAGAAGGTGAGGGGTACGAGGGCTATGTGCAGCGGATGAGACAATCCA AACAATTTGGCAGTCATATTGAAATACAAGCGGCCGCACGAATCTTCCAGAGAGATATCAGAGTTGTAATGTCAACC GCATCATTCACTATTCCTTGGCAAGCCGAgtcttcctgttcctcGGGAGACAGGAAATTTAACGCAAAGGTCGACCTTCCGGAAGGCCTAGCGACCACCCTTCGAGACGGCGTCCCACCCGTGCAAGAGGGACACACTATGCTGTGGCTGGCTCTTTTCTCACAAGCCGAACACTTTCAAAGTATCCGACGTCAGGGCGACAAGGACAATGGTTCAGCAAATATCGATGATCATCTTGCTGTTCCCCATGCCAAGGATACTTCTGAAGCTGCACGACGTGAGAGGGGGGAGATTATTGATAACAAAGTTGAAACCCGACCACCTATATCATCGCGTGTCGCACAATTACTTGCCTCGTTACCCCCTGGCCACGGCATCTCATCTACTTATGCGGAGGGGGTGCTGCTGCGCGTGAAGGGTGATTTAGGAGAAGCGATTGAAATCCTTCTTGAAGATATTCAGTCGGAAGCGGACAAGGAGAGCGAATCGTCGAGCGATCAGCGAGTGGAGGAACTACTTCATGATCTGGCACCATTAAGTACTGCGTGTCACAGCGATTCACCAATGGTTCGACATTGCTCACTTTCCTCAGAAGAGATTAATTATCGTGCCATGTCGCCTGCTTTCTCCAGCACGACCGGTACAAGATCTCGTTCTGAGTCAGTTTCTGGAAGATCAAGAAGTGGTTCTGTTACCTCAGATCTAGCGCAATCCCAGTCGAGTGGGTCCACAACCGTGTCTAGTGGTCAAGACGCGCCACGCATAACATCTGGAACGATTTCAGATAGAAAGCTGAGGACAAAGTCAGACAAGTTGGGAAAGGATTTACAAGGAATGGTTTTAAGATCACGAGAAAGCTCACATGAGCCCAAAAAATCGCATGATGAGCCGCAAAAACGGAGGGCAAGTTTGAGATTGAAGAATAAATCATGA
- a CDS encoding Cytoplasm protein, putative (Similar to TIGR gene model, XP_569559.1) — MQATAKSYDPITLSLFSNRFMCIAEAMGRSLKQTAISTNIKERLDFSCAVFSPTGDLVANAPFVPVHLGSMSWSVKYQLKLHGKSLKDGDVLLTNSPLAGGSHLPDLTVITPCFDENDPSKIIFFTASRGRDDIGGILPGSMPPTSTNINEEGANIQSLKIVSDGQYDHEGLYRVMVEEPSKYPGCSGCRNFRDVESDVKAQIAANNKGSSLLRALVEEYDLKTVHEYMEHIRNNAEQAVRNMLRKAAANAKTNVLYGIDYLDDGSPIALKITIDVDSGSAIFDFEGTGPELRGNLNAPICVVHAAVIYCLRSMIGEDIPLNAGCLVPIEIRIPEGSLLSPSPESAVCGGNVMTSQRITDVVLRAFKACAASQGCCNNLTFGAGGKDFETGEMIDGWGYYETIAGGSGAGDGWHGTSGVHCHMTNTRITDPEILERRYPVILREFGLRSNSGGSGQYNGGEGCVRSLQFLQPLQVSILSERRARGPYGMNGGDCGAPGLNLWIKQAHVESAKGKPRVINIGGKGTMQFETGDMIVLHTPGGGGWGKREDIDSKIKLEDEPLQAKKWEARGSWADMAKVDF, encoded by the exons ATGCAAGCCACAGCCAAAAGCTATGATCCGATCACTCTCTCACTCTT CTCCAATCGCTTTATGTGTATCGCGGAGGCTATGGGGCGGTCTCTCAAACAAACTGCAATAAGTACGAATATAAAGGAACGACTTGATTTTTCCTGTGCTGTTTTCTCTCCCACTGGCGACCTGGTCGCGAATGCACCGTTTGTACCGGTTCACCTGGGGTCAATGAGCTGGTCCGTAAAGTACCAGCTCAAATTGCATGGGAAAAGCCTAAAAGATGGAGATGTACTTCTAACCAATTCTCCCTTGGCAGGCGGAAG TCACCTTCCAGACTTGACCGTCATTACCCCTTGTTTTGATGAGAATGACCCGAGTAAAATTATTTTCTTTACAGCTTCTCGAGGGCGTGA TGATATTGGAGGCATCCTTCCTGGCAGTATGCCCCCTACTTCGACAAACATCAATGAAGAAGGCGCAAACATTCAGTCCCTTAAAATTGTTTCAGATGGGCAATATGACCATGAGGGTCTCTACCGAGTCATGGTTGAGGAACCTTCCAAATATCCAGGCTGCTCAGGGTGTAGGAATTTCCGGGACGTCGAATCTGACGTCAAAGCCCAGATAGCAGCCAACAACAAAGGTAGTTCTCTACTACGGGCTCTCGTGGAAGAATATGATTTGAAAACAGTTCATGAATATATGGAACACATCAGAAA CAATGCCGAACAAGCCGTTAGGAATATGCTCCGGAAAGCAGCTGCAAACGCAAAAACGAACGTTCTCTAT GGTATTGATTACCTTGACGACGGCTCCCCAATCGCACTCAAAATCACCATTGATGTTGACTCAGGTTCGGCCATTTTTGATTTTGAAGGAACAGGCCCCGAATTGCGCGGTAATCTCAACGCCCCCATATGTGTCGTTCATGCTGCTGTCATTTACTG CTTGCGATCAATGATTGGCGAAGATATCCCACTCAACGCAGGATGTCTCGTTCCTATTGAAATTCGCATTCCAGAGGGATCCTTGTTGTCTCCTTCCCCTGAAAGTGCGGTTTGCGGTGGAAATGTCATGACCAGTCAACGCATAACAGACGTCGTGCTTCGCGCATTCAAGGCTTGCGCTGCGAGTCAAGGATGTTGCAACAA CCTAACTTTTGGTGCAGGAGGCAAGGATTTTGAAACTGGAGAGATGATTGATGGATGGGGCTACTATGAGACAATTGCTGGAGGTAGTGGGGCTGGCGATGGCTGGCATGGCACTTCGGGAGTTCATTGCCATATGACAAATACC CGCATCACTGACCCCGAAATTCTGGAAAGGCGCTATC CTGTCATACTCCGTGAATTCGGTTTACGGTCAAATTCTGGCGGGTCTGGTCAATACAACGGTGGTGAAGGTTGCGTTCGTAGTCTGCAATTCCTTCAGCCTTTACAAGTCTCCATATTGTCTGAGCGTCGCGCTCGTGGACCTTATGGTATGAATGGCGGCGACTGTGGCGCTCCTGGGCTCAACCTCTGGATCAAACAGGCCCATGTGGAATCCGCCAAAGGAAAACCGAGAGTCATTAATATAGGTGGTAAAGGTACCATGCAGTTCGAAACGGGTGATATGATAGTACTTCATACACCTGGCGGTGGGGGCTGGGGAAAGCGTGAAGATATCGATAGCAAGATAAAGCTGGAAGACGAACCACTTCAAGCTAAAAAGTGGGAGGCAAGAGGTTCCTGGGCCGATATGGCGAAAGTAGACTTCTAA
- a CDS encoding uncharacterized protein (Similar to TIGR gene model, INSD accession AAW42256.1), whose product MAASVIPPPSTYSLTDSNPVSKYSFFRSVPFQIAIACAVSFTAPGMWDALGGLGAGGAAEPYAVSAANALVYGLFAIVCVAAGAINNRIGLKWGLALGSIGYPLYGAGLYVNNHTSHTAFMLWGSAMCGISAGFFWAAEAAIIIGYPSPKDRGFYLAVWQTAKAAGPIVGGAINLGLNANRKTAGSVGPATYIVFIVIMCLGLPFAICLSPAQKVHRKDGTRVVVHKQSSWAKEFKAVLNLALTRRVVLLLPSFFISYFYNGFLSTWLTKYFTVRSRAFSSFFTNFAGIFSSFIVGSLLDSQKINIKTRGKIAFASIVIILTGTWIWAIILQKQFYDADVAPVYDWFKGGFGKAYGVVFFWTFAGQAYQQFLYWVVGQYATDISSLSHHTGILRGVEALGQTVAWAMQSEGNANHFVSIGINFGITLLSIVPTWIVLSELEGSHEVIVVESDQESNNEGKDSAEGPSAKSSVKNLSLA is encoded by the exons ATGGCCGCCAGCGTGATACCACCACCATCTACCTACTCATTGACCGATAGCAATCCGGTCAGCAAGTATTCTT TCTTCAGATCTGTCCCCTTCCAAATTGCAATTGCATGTGCCGTATCATTTACAGCTCCAGGCAT GTGGGACGCCTT AGGCGGTCTCGGAGCTGGAGGTGCGGCTGAGCCATACGCCGTCAGTGCAGCCAATGCTTTGGTGTACGGG TTATTTGCCATTGTTTGTGTAGCTGCGGGTGCTATCAACAATCGCATAGGCCTCAAGTGGGGACTCGCTCTCGG ATCCATTGGATACCCTCTGTACGGAGCTGGACTTTACGTCAATAACCATACCTCACATACTGCATTCATGCTTTGGGGAAGTGCCATGTGCGGCATATCTGCGGGTTTCTTCTGGGCCGC TGAGGCAGCTATTATTATTGGCTATCCTAGTCCCAAAGATCGAGGATTCTATCTGGCCGTGTGGCAAACCGCTAAGGCTGCTGGCCCCATCGTCGGCGGTGCAATTAACCTGGGGTTGAATGCCAATAGGAAGACCGCCGGTTCCGTCGGCCCTGCGACATATATCGTTTTCATTGTGATCATGTGTCTTGGTTTACCTTTCGCCATTTGCTTGAGTCCCGCGCAAAAAG TCCATCGCAAAGATGGCACGCGTGTCGTCGTTCATAAACAGTCTTCATGGGCGAAAGAATTCAAAGCTGTATTGAATCTGGCATTAACTCGAAGAGTTGTCCTTCTTTTACCGTCTTTCTTCATCAG TTATTTTTACAACGGTTTCCTTAGTACTTGGTTGACCAAATATTTC ACTGTACGATCTAGAGCATTCTCATCGTTCTTCACCAATTTCGCTGGGATCTTTAGTTCTTTCATTGTTGGTTCACTGCTTGACTCCCAAAAAATCAACATTAAAACCAGGGGGAAGATCGCATTT GCTTCCATTGTCATTATTCTCACGGggacttggatttgggcAATTATTCTTCAAAAGCAGTTCTACGATGCCGATGTGGCACCTGTGTATGATTGGTTTAAGGGTGGTTTCGGAAAGGCTTATGGCGTGGTATTTTTCTGGACGTTCGCTGGTCAAGCCTATCAACAATTCCTATACTGGGTCGTCGGCCAATATGCCACCGATatttcttcactttctCATCACACCGGTATTTTGCGAGGCGTTGAAGCTTTAGGTCAAACTGTCGCTTGGGC CATGCAATCTGAAGGTAATGCCAATCACTTTGTCAGCATTGGCATCAATTTCGGTATAACTCTGTTGAGTATCGTGCCCACTTGGATAGTTCTTTCTGAACTGGAAGGAAGTCATGAGGTAATAGTGGTCGAAAGTGATCAGGAGTCAAATAACGAAGGGAAGGATAGTGCAGAAGGACCATCAGCCAAGTCAAGCGTAAAAAATTTATCATTAGCTTGA
- a CDS encoding uncharacterized protein (Similar to TIGR gene model, INSD accession AAW42627.1), translated as MVLMCKNAGDWTNRLFNFSRALEASTSEPEEGAGRNVTVIIEGPYGGTGNTMLSSFSSLVLIAGGSGITHALAIAYDLLKRSPTGAVRARRVDLVWMVKIEQEAKPLMATLLELVPDAKSWEDASIEGQRRQANYASPTALRIQIFVTRCPASSPLTLVPDVTVLSSSNVETDSKNSDMTDDMPGANREKVAYLSRNLSTASTMLAMRDKHPQLSGITARPARPNLNIIISKIADETIAHHRRRLIEASGMYVTACGPEGLVYSTMQAVKALEAYKRNAVGGVEFEEERFGF; from the coding sequence ATGGTGCTCATGTGCAAAAATGCAGGCGATTGGACAAACCGGCTGTTTAACTTCTCCAGAGCGCTTGAAGCTTCCACCTCTGAGCCCGAAGAGGGGGCAGGTCGCAACGTCACAGTCATTATTGAAGGCCCCTACGGAGGAACAGGAAATACCATGctttcctccttttcttctctgGTCCTTATTGCAGGCGGATCGGGCATCACGCACGCTTTGGCCATTGCATACGACCTCTTGAAGCGCTCTCCAACTGGTGCAGTCAGAGCGCGAAGGGTAGACTTGGTGTGGATGGTCAAGATAGAACAAGAAGCAAAACCTCTGATGGCTACTTTGCTAGAATTAGTGCCGGATGCGAAAAGTTGGGAAGATGCTTCGATTGAAGGACAAAGGAGGCAAGCCAATTATGCTTCCCCAACAGCGCTCAGAATTCAGATTTTTGTCACCCGCTGTCCAGCATCTTCACCTCTCACACTTGTTCCCGATGTTACCGTCCTCTCCAGCTCCAATGTTGAGACTGACTCGAAGAATTCAGATATGACTGATGATATGCCAGGAGCGAATAGAGAGAAAGTGGCGTACTTATCCCGCAATCTATCCACTGCTTCAACAATGTTGGCAATGAGAGACAAACATCCACAGCTCTCAGGCATTACAGCTCGCCCAGCCCGCCCCAATCTGAACATTATTATTTCTAAGATTGCCGATGAGACCATTGCCCATCATCGGCGGAGGTTAATCGAAGCAAGCGGGATGTACGTCACGGCATGCGGCCCAGAGGGCCTTGTGTACAGTACAATGCAGGCGGTTAAAGCCTTAGAAGCCTATAAACGGAACGCTGTCGGAGGAGTAGAGTTCGAAGAGGAGCGGTTTGGATTTTAG